The Cyprinus carpio isolate SPL01 chromosome A10, ASM1834038v1, whole genome shotgun sequence nucleotide sequence aaaaacaaaacaaactaaataacaagacttagagaaaaaaaaattgtgagcgGCAAAGGAATAGAACACACTGgcaaaaccacaaaaataaaaacagagaaaaaaaggaaaaaagagggaGATCAAACCTGAGTCCTGTCAGTGCCATTAAAATAAAccactctttcacacacaataaccatgactgaggtgagacccttgagccaGGCACTaatcccccaactgctcccttggtgccacagcaaaaatggctgcccattaCTCTGGGTGTGTTTTcccaatctgtgtgtgtgtgtgtgtgggtggtggggggtgggggtgtgtgtgtgggggggtgtcttcactactcactgctgtgtgtgtgcacttggatggattaaatgcagagtacaaatTCCAAGTATGAGACACCAAGTATGGGACACACATCacatcactttttcactttcatatacaagtcaacaacaaataaagcaaagCTTTATTCCGACTTATTGTtctaacaatcatgtatttaGAGGTGGTGAACCCCACACCCTACTGTCATCTCGACACAGCTGTGCCAATTCtgtgactttatttttatgaagAAGTGGACCACCATGCCCACCTTCACCTGTCTTTGCCATCCCTCACTGCTGCAGTCAGATTGGAATCTGATCACGGATGGGAAAGGGACATCGAGGCTGTCCTTGCTTGAGTGCACCCATCTGCTTCATCAGCCCATACAGAGAGCCTGTACAGAACCCTGTGCAGGCTCATTTCAACAACAAGCACTCCTGTACACGAAGCAGAGTAGAGTGGGTCTTTGGCATGCTGAAAACATGCTGGCGTTTTGTTATCTTCAAGGTCTTAGAGGTGAGCCCTCCCTTTGTGCCTGAGGTTGCGTGCTGCGCTGTGCTTCACAATCTCGCTCTTCTCAATGGGGACATCTTTGAGCCAGGGGATGAGGAAGACCATAAGGACAGCCCCTTGAACCGCACAACCTTGAGGCAAGAGTGGGAGACAATCTGGCTGCCGCTGTGTCTGCTCCAAAAAATTGTGCCTGCTCTCCATGAGCATGACTACCTGTAAAACACAGGTTAAAATGTTTCGCAGTTCATGTTGTCAGCATTCCATTTCTTGGCAAATTTCATTTCACGTTTACAATTATGTGCTAATTTTTGTTGTAGCTTTATAACTTTTGTGGTGGCAGTCACTCTCCACTGGATAAATACAGGTGTGCTCATCTGTCCCTGCAACATCCAGACAAGATTCAAGTTACTTCTATGATTTATGTGctcaaaactgcatttaaattttGAGGTAGTTGCTTTTATCTAATACAGATGCACCTCAGTTTATCAACAGTACTGTACAAATGGACAAATTATATAGGTAATGTATATTTAGTAacgttatttgtttatttatattacttacattcatgtaatatatgtgtatttaaacACTTTGGCACGACATCTGGATGACAATTACAAACGTCTTAAATCACATTAGTCTTTATATACTTTATCTTTCTTTATATACTAATTTCTTAATATAATCAACATTTATGTACTTATTACTTttcatattaattattgttaataactATTGTTATAATTTTGTGTTGTGTATTGTAATCTTGAGGATTTTCACATCACAAGACTATGTTAGGAAGATTTTTCATTGTATTTGCTTTGTAAAATAACAGCTGTGGAACTGCTGGTCAGACAAAGACAGGCTGATCATAGAGAGGATGCaacaaaatttattaatttattttatcactCATGCTGGGTAATCTTTTTCTATTTGTATCTCTTGTAAAAGTAGATGAGTTAAAATACCAAGGTTCACTGCTTTGAATATCAGACCAAAATCCGGCACATcctgacaaagagagagagagtaaagaaTGGATATAACACATCTGATTTTCTAACTTTTCacataaaatgttacattgaTACATATATTTATCGTTTGGCCATGACATTTTATCTACTTTAAAAGAATGCTTATTAAGACTCTAAATAGGATAGTATACCAGCCATTCAGTGTAACCGAGATTCCTCATGTTGAATGCCCTTTGACTGAAGATCTTCTAGCACTGCTTTAAACTGGTATTAAATGTAATCTCAGAACTATGCAAAAAACATATTTACCTGTACTACATTTGAACTCCTTCATAATTGTCCATTCATATATTTCATGTTACAGGCTTTAACAGCTAATCGTGGTCAAGTCATTTCATTTACACTTTATTCCTGAAGTATTCAGAAAACCGTTGAGTGGTTATTTTAACCACACAGTGTCTACATGCAAGGTTGATCTAGGTCAAgggaaaacatgcaaataatgtacatGTGACATcaataaagtattcattttttaataagcCAGCACAGTAAAGAAAAACTCAGCAAGCTATTTCATTGGATTTTAAGTGCTGAATCTAGGAAAGAACACAGgcctaataatattttgtatgtgtCATATATTTTGTCAATACATATACAGACAAATTTATACATGATTAAATAAtcatgtataaattatataactcTATATTACATCCACAAGCTGTTATCAGGTTAGTGAATAAGATAGAAGTGGATCAGGAAATCAATCAatgtaaaatgtcttcatttggaGTTTATTGTGGAGATGAGTGAACTCTGACAGGGCTGCATGGGACTGGACGATGGTCACCCAACACTGAATATATTTCATACTCCACGTGAGAATAGAGATCAGATGCAGGTGTGTCATTCATTCTTACAGGAGACCTGTGATGTGCTCTTCCTGGATGAACATGAGAAAAATCAGTGTAATTCTGATTATAAtagtatttgtataatatttgcgtttgtttgttagttttcaCTAATATCATTATTCTGAGTAATAACTCTGGTCACTAagatttaaactgataaaaacagaCACTATGTGTTGGAGATCAAATGTTAAACTTACTGGAACGCTCACACACAACTGTGATAATCAGTATGGTGAGAATTATCAGCGCTGAGGTCACCAGAATAATCCATCCATTTTCATCTATAAAGGGGGTTATTGAGCAGAATTAACTAACAAAATTACTGCAATCTATTTTTGTAACAGAACTTTGCCATGAGATACACTATggtatctatttttatattatgtgctttaaataaaataatatgtaataccTCCGTTCCTGTAACATTCAGTCATGTGGAGTATTGTTGGTTGGCTCAGGGATGAGTGGTTTACCCAACAAGAGTAGTTCACACAGTCAGATATATTCAAGTATGAATGGAGGGTGAATGATCTGTCTGGGTTGGTTTGGTTAATGCTGTATGTTAGAGAGGCGTTCTGAAATTCTCCATTTCTAATCCACATCTGGTCTAGAGCAGAAGGGTAAAACCCCTCAGAGCTACATAGCATCATGGGAAATCCACCCATTGCTCTTACATGTGACACAGACACTGTGGGTTGTGCTAAAAGAAATATAAGACAGTTATAATAAAATGCTCATTTATCAAGAGCACATACTATGCATGATACACTGTTTACAATAACCGCCCAAATCACTTTTCATTGTGATTTCTGTTTTTAGTCATAATAAACTTACCAATCACTTGGACAAATGTTCTTTCTTCTCTCAGATCACAGAAGGAGGTGGTATGAATCTTGTCACAACACATCTGTATATGCCAGTATCATTTATCTGCAGATTTGATACCTCAAATGCCATTTGCGCAGTTTCTTGAATCCAAATGAACCTACAGTGATTTCTACATAGCTGTTCTGTCCAtgaatttttcattttccttACTGAGCACAATTCACTATTAGATTGCAGTTCCACTATGAAACTTTCACTGTCATTTGATGGTTTATAGTTACAGCTGATATTGACTGACATTCCTCGCCGAATAGTCTGATCTGAGC carries:
- the LOC109062753 gene encoding H-2 class II histocompatibility antigen, A beta chain-like; the encoded protein is MCCDKIHTTSFCDLREERTFVQVIAQPTVSVSHVRAMGGFPMMLCSSEGFYPSALDQMWIRNGEFQNASLTYSINQTNPDRSFTLHSYLNISDCVNYSCWVNHSSLSQPTILHMTECYRNGDENGWIILVTSALIILTILIITVVCERSRRAHHRSPVRMNDTPASDLYSHVEYEIYSVLGDHRPVPCSPVRVHSSPQ